One segment of Nostoc flagelliforme CCNUN1 DNA contains the following:
- a CDS encoding SDR family NAD(P)-dependent oxidoreductase yields MTNKKVVLVTGASSGFGQLIAQKLAAVGYCVFGTSRKEHPASHGVEMLTLDVTSDSSIESCINQLLTRTNRIDLLVNNAGQIHASMIEETSLEQAKEIFETNFWGVVRVTNAVLSIMRQQRSGHIINMSSVAGLIGAPGQGFYSASKFALEGYTEALSVELDPFNIQVSLVEPGYFKTNFNLAMLQPTKISSDYDNVRDVIISSVQGAIAQGDNPDKVAQAVFRIASSSSPRLRYRVGYEAQWLPRLRAILPDHLFRFGARKRLNLP; encoded by the coding sequence ATGACTAACAAAAAGGTCGTGCTAGTTACTGGTGCATCATCTGGGTTTGGGCAGTTAATTGCTCAAAAACTCGCTGCTGTAGGCTACTGTGTTTTTGGTACGAGCCGCAAAGAACATCCAGCCTCACACGGCGTGGAAATGTTGACATTAGATGTTACGTCTGATTCTTCAATAGAATCGTGTATTAATCAGTTGCTCACACGGACTAACCGCATAGATTTACTTGTGAATAATGCTGGACAAATTCATGCCAGCATGATTGAAGAAACTTCTTTAGAACAAGCCAAGGAGATTTTCGAGACGAACTTTTGGGGTGTTGTACGTGTTACCAATGCTGTCTTGTCCATCATGAGACAGCAGCGTAGTGGGCATATTATTAATATGAGTTCGGTGGCAGGATTAATTGGCGCACCAGGTCAAGGTTTTTATTCTGCAAGCAAATTTGCACTTGAAGGTTATACTGAAGCACTGAGCGTAGAATTAGACCCATTTAATATTCAAGTGTCTTTAGTTGAGCCTGGCTATTTCAAAACCAACTTCAACCTAGCCATGTTACAACCCACGAAAATTAGTAGTGATTACGATAATGTGCGCGATGTAATTATCTCATCTGTCCAGGGCGCAATTGCACAAGGCGATAATCCTGATAAAGTTGCACAAGCAGTTTTCCGTATTGCTTCAAGTTCCTCACCACGATTACGCTACCGTGTGGGCTATGAGGCGCAATGGTTGCCTCGTTTGAGAGCGATTCTACCAGATCATCTGTTTCGCTTTGGTGCGCGTAAACGGTTGAACTTGCCTTAA
- a CDS encoding VOC family protein, with protein sequence MTLKNTFGEYSFVTKLDVTNLEASAEWYKSKLGLVPQEKYDTPSWRQFSFPDIPRFAIGLNLSNSVEPGNTVNTFVVNDIVTARQSLTEKGVEVGPITDVGHGVQLSTFKDIDGNLLGIRQNPQY encoded by the coding sequence ATGACATTGAAAAACACTTTTGGTGAATATAGTTTTGTCACTAAACTAGACGTTACTAATCTTGAAGCTAGTGCCGAGTGGTACAAGTCCAAGCTTGGGTTAGTTCCTCAAGAAAAATATGACACACCTAGCTGGAGACAGTTTAGTTTTCCTGATATTCCACGCTTTGCAATCGGATTGAACTTGAGTAACTCAGTTGAACCAGGTAATACCGTTAATACCTTTGTTGTCAACGATATAGTTACTGCTCGTCAAAGCCTGACTGAAAAAGGAGTTGAAGTTGGGCCAATTACAGATGTCGGTCACGGAGTGCAATTATCGACTTTCAAGGATATTGACGGAAATTTGTTAGGGATTCGGCAAAATCCGCAGTATTAA